The following coding sequences are from one SAR116 cluster alpha proteobacterium HIMB100 window:
- a CDS encoding Demethylmenaquinone methyltransferase (PFAM: Demethylmenaquinone methyltransferase): MNELLLKTLRSVDTPTVCNAIEAAQGKRGFNHFTKGTMFSSAPEEQAVVGYALTAKIAAQAPPEEPPEVTRQKRMAYYRYISNARRPAVAVIEDCDYPDCVGAFWGEINTTVHKGLGVSGAVTNGVMRDLGDLPKGFPLIAGSIGPSHAFVHVKEMGTPVQIMGLSVAEGDLIHADRHGALVIPADVIPSISAAINKLVETERLVLDPARQTGFDYEAFAEAWAAFEAART; the protein is encoded by the coding sequence ATGAATGAACTTTTACTGAAAACCTTAAGGTCTGTTGATACCCCGACCGTATGTAATGCTATTGAGGCAGCACAGGGCAAGCGTGGTTTTAATCATTTTACCAAAGGCACTATGTTCAGCTCTGCACCAGAAGAACAGGCTGTTGTCGGTTATGCGTTAACAGCAAAAATCGCTGCACAGGCACCGCCAGAAGAGCCGCCGGAAGTGACCAGGCAGAAACGGATGGCCTATTACAGATATATATCAAACGCCCGTCGACCCGCTGTTGCGGTGATTGAAGATTGCGATTATCCGGACTGTGTGGGCGCCTTCTGGGGCGAGATAAACACGACAGTGCATAAAGGCTTAGGCGTGTCTGGTGCGGTAACAAATGGCGTGATGCGCGATTTAGGGGATCTGCCAAAGGGGTTTCCGTTGATTGCCGGTTCGATAGGCCCGTCACATGCGTTTGTACATGTCAAAGAAATGGGTACACCTGTCCAGATCATGGGGCTATCTGTTGCGGAAGGCGATCTGATTCATGCAGACCGTCATGGCGCTTTGGTGATCCCCGCAGACGTGATCCCGTCGATTTCAGCCGCCATAAACAAGCTGGTTGAAACAGAACGTTTGGTCCTGGACCCGGCCCGGCAAACAGGTTTTGACTATGAGGCTTTTGCAGAAGCCTGGGCCGCTTTTGAGGCCGCGCGAACCTGA
- a CDS encoding choline dehydrogenase-like flavoprotein (PFAM: GMC oxidoreductase), producing MQDRTKSADFPDDAALLAEADFIVVGAGSAGCILASRLSENPANRVILVEAGGADTHPLIHIPAGFVNVMTNPALNWMFSTRPQDHLNGRAVNMPRGKVFGGTSSINGMLYVRGQAHDFDNWAQAGNTGWSFDDLLPYFKKSVQMQYHPDDLDEGLHGFAGELHISPPRTRYQTLDLFIEAAGQCGYPTNIDYNGADQSGFSYFQLAQKNGLRLSSYRAFIAPVRNRENLRVLSNVQAQQLCFGETGHNVTGLIISHQGKTAKLSARREVILSAGAFGSPQLLELSGIGAAERLQSVGIVPRVNLPAVGEHLTDHFLTRLTWELSSQDSLNTSLSTLGFVQEVANFLFRRRGALTMPAGIVGGFVASRFATDAQPDIQFHAAHASFSDPAKRVFDKFPALSVGPCQLRPHSRGYTHITSADPNRAPEIHPRYLDAEIDRLVLVEGMKIARDIMAADAITAIVKTEARPGPDCVSDDELLDFAKQTGNTVYHPVSTCRMGPADQSDHVVTPELKVRGVSGLRVADASIMPFITSGNTNAPTMMIAEKAADLILNSE from the coding sequence ATGCAAGACAGGACCAAAAGCGCAGATTTCCCGGATGATGCAGCTCTGCTTGCAGAAGCAGATTTCATTGTGGTCGGTGCTGGCTCAGCAGGGTGTATCCTGGCCAGCCGCTTGAGCGAAAATCCTGCGAACCGGGTCATCCTGGTTGAGGCAGGGGGCGCCGATACCCATCCCTTAATTCACATTCCTGCAGGGTTTGTGAATGTCATGACAAACCCGGCGCTGAATTGGATGTTTTCAACACGCCCTCAGGATCACCTGAATGGCAGGGCTGTGAATATGCCAAGAGGGAAGGTCTTTGGCGGGACGTCCTCGATTAATGGCATGCTCTATGTAAGAGGTCAGGCTCATGATTTTGACAATTGGGCACAAGCGGGTAATACAGGATGGTCGTTTGATGATCTACTGCCTTATTTTAAAAAATCTGTGCAGATGCAGTATCACCCTGATGATTTGGATGAGGGCCTGCATGGCTTTGCTGGTGAGCTGCATATCTCCCCGCCACGGACCAGATATCAAACGCTCGATCTGTTCATAGAGGCGGCCGGACAATGCGGATATCCGACAAATATAGATTATAATGGCGCTGACCAGTCTGGATTTTCCTACTTCCAGCTTGCCCAAAAGAACGGCCTCAGACTGTCAAGCTACAGAGCCTTCATTGCTCCTGTTCGCAATCGTGAAAATCTGAGGGTTTTGTCTAACGTACAAGCACAGCAATTATGTTTTGGTGAAACCGGGCATAACGTAACCGGTCTTATCATCTCTCATCAGGGCAAGACAGCAAAGCTGAGCGCGCGGCGGGAAGTGATCTTATCTGCAGGAGCATTTGGCTCACCTCAGCTGCTTGAGCTGTCTGGCATAGGCGCGGCAGAACGACTGCAATCTGTTGGCATTGTTCCGCGCGTAAACCTGCCTGCTGTTGGCGAACATCTGACGGATCATTTTCTCACCCGCCTGACTTGGGAACTGTCCTCACAAGACAGTTTAAACACGTCTTTATCAACGCTTGGCTTTGTTCAAGAAGTCGCGAATTTTCTTTTTCGCAGAAGAGGGGCATTAACAATGCCTGCGGGCATTGTTGGCGGTTTCGTTGCCAGCCGGTTTGCAACAGACGCTCAGCCAGATATTCAGTTTCATGCGGCGCATGCCAGCTTTTCAGATCCGGCAAAACGTGTGTTTGACAAATTCCCTGCCCTGTCCGTTGGCCCCTGTCAGCTGCGTCCCCACAGCCGTGGTTATACCCATATTACTTCGGCAGACCCAAACAGAGCGCCTGAAATTCATCCGCGATATCTTGATGCGGAAATCGACAGGCTTGTTTTGGTGGAGGGGATGAAAATTGCCCGTGATATCATGGCAGCAGATGCCATCACGGCCATTGTTAAAACTGAAGCACGGCCGGGGCCTGACTGTGTATCAGATGACGAGCTTCTGGATTTTGCAAAACAAACCGGAAATACCGTATATCATCCTGTGTCCACATGCAGAATGGGGCCAGCCGATCAGTCTGATCATGTGGTAACCCCCGAACTGAAGGTAAGGGGGGTAAGCGGGCTGCGTGTGGCCGATGCGTCAATTATGCCGTTTATTACATCTGGCAACACCAATGCGCCAACGATGATGATTGCTGAAAAAGCTGCTGATTTAATTTTAAACAGCGAATAG